One window from the genome of Drosophila albomicans strain 15112-1751.03 chromosome 2L, ASM965048v2, whole genome shotgun sequence encodes:
- the LOC117563261 gene encoding FGFR1 oncogene partner 2 homolog codes for MSNLSVGQMIMDAQRMASRVKDLDALGTALLEEAETNNRLVESLRQYQDDIESLNRISNNKTNVDMVNRIQQQNVNSSEILKENRELKICIEDYERAMELMMQKYREHTVTKVLDSKFNFKELYNERLWQVIRDQRDKINEMAAVMHRAATADDENVQRELQTISQLRMENETLRELLDISKHYGSAQRPIREGDHLSEEKAVQTDSQVGMADDLSADELSISGASVENMNNNSVIQMYSSPDPPIDSNNSSSVNTATVTVAGDVVVETVENNAHANENNNGPAAQSTPESESRKAAVAVTTPNEQQHEEDQDVTMPIAAESAT; via the coding sequence ATGTCGAACCTATCAGTGGGACAGATGATCATGGATGCGCAGCGCATGGCTAGTCGCGTCAAAGACTTGGATGCCCTGGGAACAGCGCTGCTCGAGGAGGCGGAGACCAACAATCGTCTGGTGGAGAGTTTGCGACAATACCAGGACGACATCGAGAGTCTCAATCGCATCTCGAACAACAAAACGAATGTGGACATGGTGAATCGCATACAGCAACAGAATGTGAACAGCTCCGAGATACTGAAAGAGAATCGCGAACTTAAGATCTGCATTGAGGATTACGAGCGCGCCATGGAGCTGATGATGCAAAAGTATCGCGAGCACACAGTCACCAAGGTGCTGGacagcaaattcaatttcaaagagCTGTATAACGAACGCCTGTGGCAAGTGATACGTGATCAGCGTGACAAAATCAACGAAATGGCTGCCGTCATGCATCGGGCGGCGACGGCAGACGATGAGAATGTGCAGCGGGAACTGCAGACAATCTCACAGCTGCGCATGGAGAATGAAACATTGCGTGAACTGCTCGACATCTCAAAACATTATGGTTCAGCGCAGCGGCCAATTCGCGAAGGCGATCATCTGTCGGAGGAGAAGGCGGTGCAAACGGACAGCCAGGTTGGGATGGCGGACGATTTGTCGGCCGATGAGCTGTCGATATCGGGTGCCTCGGTGGAGAACATGAACAACAATTCAGTCATACAGATGTACAGCAGTCCAGATCCGCCAATTGACAGCAATAATAGTAGTTCAGTTAACACTGCCACAGTCACAGTTGCCGGAGACGTTGTTGTGGAAACTGTGGAAAATAATGCACACGCCAATGAGAATAATAATGGACCTGCTGCTCAAAGCACgccagagagtgagagcagGAAAGCTGCCGTTGCAGTGACGACGccaaacgaacaacaacacgaGGAAGACCAGGATGTCACGATGCCGATTGCGGCTGAAAGCGCGACATGA
- the LOC117563259 gene encoding interference hedgehog — protein sequence MRRISPQMRRLLSTSLPLLLLTSLLAAIPVLQAAASSSSSSPGVSIVRAPESTVAPLGDEVVLVCETSLPPDRFEWSFVSSASSNSISSSSTSHTRRVKYLKTKSHYNNTISHDNDISRLRLQVRVETLGEYRCIAWFGPVAVTSTAARLELASISNATGNAAQWQLPAGNTLIWHCGQVVSNPPPSWSFYHNRQQIQTAGTNGTLLIADVSTAHSGSYSCVATNTASGVRVTLPGRLELQVTRRDALPPSAPHLLAGQRQHSKLIARVGETLILLCAGISNPPPKAVWSRPDAPGALHNNRTQTLALGLQIRQLQPQDAGSYICFLDNGQRPAVEHSMQLEVQQAPLIVLPPSANLTNEGERMQLECVASGMPKPQIYWLLNGESSANDVEAELQPNGTLLIHSVEKRHAGYVQCFARNALGEHSAGTLLQVNPKQIASGSEQQQTQHQQQQGSNRHGHGHGRKQKQEMVPPSAPNVTRLSDESVMLRWQVQRNGGLPIQFFKVQYRMLPENNGSGNKRKSWHTTNDNITYGKDRQGGKNFTSSVGGLKADRSYRFRIMAVYSNNDNKESNTSSKFFLQRGAALAPLPVPDLLEIVEYSQTAVVLQWRLDSSADEQLISGYYAYYRPSSSAGEYLKATIDGAASRSFQIGALEPGTIYEFKLQSFSAVAASEFSALKQGRTQRPRTTTTAQPTLHNSLDTTTPSHNDTFRMNPLLTGTIGGGAALLLLLLFACLCLCRRRSSRNNQQQQHKPRLAELREDFVPLSACSPNKPRNRHIHITLNPLAQQQQQQQQTLDEKDAQDLGQDMGYFQRPTETLGFNGLGRMSSNSLRRSQRTLERAAASGGNNNHLNQPTDSSADSPRLQSSGNKPGRVIMKRTRLSSRSENLSSGSLNSVGV from the exons ATGCGAAGAATCAG CCCCCAAATGAGACGCttgctgtcgacgtcgctgccgctgctgctgctgacgtcgTTGCTTGCAGCAATTCCGGTTTTGCAGGCCGCCGCCTCCTCTTCGTCCTCTTCGCCTGGCGTGAGCATTGTGCGCGCACCCGAATCCACTGTGGCGCCGTTGGGCGACGAGGTTGTCTTGGTATGCGAGACCAGTTTGCCGCCGGACCGTTTCGAATGGAGCTTCGTCTCCAGCGCCAGCTCTAACTCCATCTCCTCGTCCTCCACTTCACACACGCGTCGAGTGAAATACCTCAAGACAAAGTCGCATTACAATAACACCATTAGCCACGACAACGACATCTCCAGGCTGCGTCTCCAAGTGCGGGTCGAAACCCTTGGTGAATATCGCTGTATCGCCTGGTTTGGTCCTGTGGCTGTCACCTCGACTGCTGCACGCTTGGAGCTGGCCAGCATTAGCAATGCCACCGGCAATGCAGCGCAATGGCAACTGCCCGCAGGCAATACGCTGATCTGGCATTGCGGTCAAGTGGTGTCCAATCCGCCGCCCAGCTGGAGTTTCTATCACAACAGACAGCAGATACAAACGGCGGGGACCAATGGAACGCTGTTGATCGCCGACGTCTCTACTGCCCACAGTGGCAGCTACAGCTGTGTGGCCACCAACACCGCGTCTGGAGTGCGCGTTACGTTGCCGGGTCGCCTGGAATTGCAGGTGACGAGGCGCGATGCTTTGCCTCCGTCGGCGCCGCATTTGTTGGCGGGACAAAGACAGCACAGCAAGCTGATAGCACGTGTTGGCGAAACGCTGATCTTGCTGTGTGCCGGCATCAGTAATCCGCCACCTAAAGCTGTTTGGAGTAGACCTGATGCACCAGGTGCGCTGCACAATAATCGCACACAAACGCTGGCGCTTGGTTTACAAATCCGTCAGCTGCAGCCACAAGATGCAGGCAGCTACATTTGTTTTCTGGACAATGGCCAGCGTCCGGCTGTGGAGCACAGCATGCAGCTGGAGGTGCAGCAGGCGCCACTCATTGTTCTGCCGCCGAGCGCCAATCTGACCAACGAGGGTGAACGCATGCAGCTGGAATGTGTGGCCAGTGGCATGCCCAAGCCACAAATCTATTGGCTCCTCAATGGCGAGAGCAGCGCCAATGATGTGGAGGCGGAACTGCAGCCAAATGGCACGTTGCTGATACACAGCGTAGAGAAGCGTCACGCGGGCTATGTTCAGTGCTTTGCACGCAACGCTCTGGGCGAGCACAGCGCTGGCACGCTGCTCCAGGTGAATCCCAAACAGATAGCGTCGGGTAGCGAGCAACAGCAGacacaacatcagcaacagcagggcAGCAATCGTCATGGCCATGGACATGGACGCAAGCAGAAGCAAGAAATGGTGCCGCCCTCGGCGCCAAATGTGACGCGACTTTCCGATGAATCGGTGATGCTGCGTTGGCAGGTGCAGCGGAACGGGGGATTGCCCATACAATTCTTCAAGGTGCAGTATCGCATGCTGCCCGAGAAcaatggcagcggcaacaagcGCAAGAGCTGGCACACGACCAACGACAACATTACCTATGGCAAGGATCGTCAAGGTGGCAAGAACTTTACGTCATCCGTAGGGGGACTAAAAGCAGATCGTAGCTATCGTTTTCGCATCATGGCCGTCTACTCGAATAACGATAACAAGGAGAGCAATACGTCAAGCAAGTTCTTTCTGCAGCGTGGCGCTGCCTTGGCCCCGTTACCAGTACCCGATCTTCTGGAGATTGTGGAGTACTCACAAACCGCAGTGGTGCTGCAGTGGCGCTTGGATAGCTCGGCCGATGAGCAGCTAATATCCGGTTACTATGCCTACTATCGCCCCTCGTCGTCGGCCGGCGAATACTTAAAGGCCACCATCGATGGCGCCGCATCGCGCAGCTTTCAGATTGGCGCCTTGGAACCCGGCACCATTTATGAATTCAAGCTGCAATCGTTTAGTGCTGTAGCTGCCTCCGAGTTTAGTGCCTTGAAGCAGGGACGCACTCAACGAccacgcacaacaacaactgcacaACCCACGTTGCACAACAGCCTGGACACGACGACGCCGAGTCACAATGACACGTTCCGCATGAATCCATTGTTGACAGGCACAATTGGTGGCGGAGctgcgctgttgctgttgttgctcttcgcCTGTTTGTGTCTCTGTCGGCGACGTAGCTCACGCaacaatcagcagcagcaacataagcCGCGTCTCGCCGAGCTGCGAGAGGATTTCGTGCCTTTGAGCGCTTGCTCGCCGAATAAACCGCGCAATCGTCACATTCACATCACACTCAATCCGctggcacagcagcagcaacaacagcagcaaacgctTGATGAGAAGGATGCACAGGATCTGGGCCAGGACATGGGTTATTTTCAGCGACCCACGGAGACATTGGGCTTCAATGGACTTGGACGCATGTCGTCCAACTCCTTGCGACGCTCACAGCGCACGCTGGAACGTGCAGCAGCCTCCGGTGGCAACAATAATCATCTTAATCAGCCGACAGACAGTTCGGCAGACAGCCCGCGTTTGCAGTCGTCGGGCAACAAGCCTGGTCGTGTCATAATGAAGCGAACACGTCTGTCGAGTCGCTCGGAAAATCTCTCGTCTGGTAGCTTGAACAGCGTTGGCGTCTAG
- the LOC117563262 gene encoding YEATS domain-containing protein 4 has product MTEFNAEAGGRLKGVTIVKPIVYGNIARSFGKKREEDGHTHQWKVYLKPYYNEDMSIYVKKVHFKLHESYANPNRIVVKPPYEITETGWGEFEVVIKIYFNDQSERPVTCYHILKLFQSPVVDGELTSSSTTMDTKKGLVSESYEEIVFQEPTQIMQHYLMLSEQSANGLLNHDTDFEEKKSKTLDNIVNVKQKVKSEIVTLKDKLKLARETIVKFKAELAKVQKPPA; this is encoded by the exons atgaCTGAATTTAACGCTGAAGCGGGTGGTCGTCTCAAAGGCGTGACCATTGTGAAGCCCATTGTGTACGGCAACATTGCGCGCTCTTTCGGCAAAAAGCGGGAGGAAGACGGACATACACATCAATGGAAAGTGTATCTAAAGCCATACTATAATGAGGATATGTCCATATATGTAAAGAAGGTACACTTTAAACTGCACGAGAGCTATGCAAACCCGAATCGCATTGTGGTTAAGCCGCCCTATGAAATCACAGAGACTGGCTGGGGTGAATTCGAAGTGGTCATCAAGATTTACTTTAACGACCAGTCGGAGAGGCCTGTTACATGTTATCACATCTTGAAGCTATTTCAATCACCTGTTGTAGACGGTGAACTGACATCTTCCTCCACCACCATGGATACGAAAAAAGGTCTGGTCTCAGAGTCATACGAGGAAATCGTTTTTCAAGAGCCTACCCAGATAATGCAACATTATTTGATGCTGTCGGAACAGAGTGCCAATGGATTACTTAATCACGATACGGATT tTGAAGAAAAGAAGAGTAAAACATTGGACAACATTGTGAATGTTAAACAAAAGGTTAAAAGTGAGATTGTTACGCTGAAAGATAAACTGAAGTTGGCCCGCGAAACTATTGTTAAGTTCAAAGCAGAGCTGGCTAAAGTGCAAAAGCCGCCAGCTTAG
- the LOC117563258 gene encoding cohesin subunit SA-1 produces MMARRGGKRIRMDDPPPAPEYEELHSDALNESASDADSPTKRMTRLRARGGVRDKPPIIDDDEDEFFAPVSRKRKTPQTRKPPAERKERIERPRKEPVEKAHHERIDNEREITTDENSLYYIVRHSKNPIASIVDQWIEQYKANRETALVALMQFFINASGCKGKISEDIQYPVDHTAIIRRMTEEFDEESGEYPLIMTGTQWKKFKNNFCDFVQTLVKQCQYSIIYDQFLMDNVISLLTGLSDSQVRAFRHTATLAAMKLMTALVDVALLVSNNFENAAKQFEAERVKSRDRRASDRLDSLMTKRSELEENMDEIKSMLTYMFKSVFVHRYRDTLPDIRAICMAEIGIWMENYPQNFLDDSYLKYIGWTLHDKIGEVRLRCLQSLLPLYDKEELKGKLELFTSKFKDRIVAMTLDKEFEVSVHAVKLVISILKIHPEILADKDCEIVYELVYSSHRGVAQAAAEFLNVRLFHLTADMEETKTKRGKLRLPNTPLIRDLVQFFIESELHEHGAYLVDSFIDSNEMVRDWECMTDLLLEEPGPNEEVLDNKQESTLIEIMVSSVKQSASGEVPVGRASNRKFTLSSKELKAIQDEKVKLTEHFIVTLPALLEKYQADSEKLANLLAVPQYFDLNLYTTNRQEGNLQALLDKISQVMCMHTGREVLETCAKTLECLCAEGSATYTRCNIARSNIIESAVNKYKDTIVEWRNLILGEETPNEDDIYNITITLKVLSILYSSHNLNPWDLFKSLFRDVEEAQCKDNVERCLPNEALAYCIEACYFSISWGLYYVENDCEALNVAEVVGELRSNLDNFIAACFELTRDGPTVQIQEAAYQSICDLLIIYSDQLARSESEHIRSLEYKSRMDEHLILDNFVQHYVFSLKQVVAQDETRIEELHKKRNFLACYCKLVVYNIIPMMRAASIFKYYVKCYNEYGDIIKATLGKAREINKVNFAMTLLLSLITVFKSLLEQSDDGPVSKSSQEFIDLKELAKRFALTFGFDALKNRESVAAIHRAGIYFAAKKQPDDPVRAPTRLLFLEVLNEFNYKLLKQDKKVIMAFLDKVIPPGMPSSRAEEWQPLVLYRNSLLHGETDQAPVATRRAYTRKRRDHDEDDEEEDDDEEHNDPDYRG; encoded by the exons ATGATGGCGCGCCGCGGTGGAAAGCGCATTCGTATGGATGATCCACCTCCGGCCCCAGAATATGAAGAATTGCATAG CGATGCATTAAATGAAAGCGCTTCGGATGCTGACAGTCCCACAAAGCGCATGACTAGGCTGCGTGCTCGAGGAGGAGTACGTGATAAGCCGCCCATcatcgatgacgatgaggatgaaTTCTTTGCGCCCGTTTCACGTAAACGCAAGACGCCCCAGACTCGTAAGCCGCCAGCAGAACGCAAGGAACGCATTGAACGGCCGCGCAAGGAGCCTGTGGAGAAGGCGCATCACGAGCGCATTGATAATGAGCGCGAAATCACCACAGACGAAAATAGTTTATACTACATAGTGCGGCACTCCAAGAATCCCATTGCG AGCATTGTGGACCAATGGATTGAGCAGTACAAAGCGAATCGGGAGACGGCGCTGGTCGCCTTGATGCAGTTTTTTATCAATGCTAGCGGCTGCAAAGGCAAAATCTCCGAGGATATACAATATCCTGTGGATCACACGGCTATCATTCGTCGCATGACAGAGGAGTTTGATGAG GAAAGCGGCGAGTATCCTTTGATTATGACGGGCACACAATGGAAGAAATTCAAGAATAACTTTTGTGACTTCGTGCAAACGCTTGTCAAGCAATGCCAGTACTCCATTATCTACGATCAGTTCTTGATGGACAATGTTATCTCGCTCTTAACTGGTTTATCCGATTCTCAAGTGCGCGCTTTTCGTCACACAGCCACATTGGCAGCCATGAAGCTTATGACTGCTTTGGTGGATGTCGCTCTACTTGTCTCAAATAATTTCGAAAATGCCGCCAAACAATTTGAAGCCGAGCGCGTCAAG TCACGTGATCGACGTGCATCGGATCGCTTGGACTCGCTGATGACAAAGCGTTCGGAGCTGGAGGAAAATATGGATGAGATAAAGAGCATGTTAACGTACATGTTCAAGTCGGTGTTTGTGCATCGCTACCGCGACACGCTGCCTGATATTCGTGCCATTTGCATGGCAGAGATTGGCATCTGGATGGAGAACTATCCGCAAAACTTTCTTGATGATTCCTATCTCAAGTACATTGGTTGGACGTTGCACGATAAAATTGGCGAAGTGCGTCTGCGTTGTTTGCAATCACTGCTGCCGCTCTACGACAAAGAGGAGCTCAAAGGCAAATTGGAGCTTTTCACTTCGAAGTTCAAGGATCGCATTGTGGCCATGACGCTGGACAAGGAGTTCGAGGTGTCAGTCCATGCCGTCAAGCTGGTTATTAGCATCTTAAA AATTCATCCAGAGATATTGGCCGACAAGGATTGTGAAATCGTTTACGAGCTGGTCTACTCATCACATCGCGGCGTTGCCCAAGCAGCTGCCGAGTTTCTCAACGTGCGATTATTCCATTTAACCGCCGACATGgaagaaacgaaaacaaaacgcgGCAAACTCAGATTGCCCAATACACCATTGATTCGCGATCTTGTGCAATTCTTTATTGAATCGGAACTGCACGAGCATGGCGCTTATTTGGTGGATTCTTTTATCGACAGTAATGAGATGGTACGCGATTGGGAGTGTATGACGGATCTGCTGCTCGAAGAGCCCGGTCCCAATGAGGAAGTGCTGGACAATAAACAGGAATCCACACTCATTGAGATTATGGTGAGCAGCGTTAAACAATCTGCCTCGGGAGAAGTGCCAGTGGGACGTGCAAGCAACCGCAAGTTCACACTTAGCTCCAAGGAACTCAAAGCCATACAGGATGAAAAGGTTAAGCTGACGGAGCATTTCATTGTGACGTTGCCAGCGCTGTTGGAAAAGTATCAAGCGGATAGCGAGAAACTGGCCAATCTGTTGGCAGTGCCGCAATACTTCGATCTCAATCTGTATACAACAAATCGGCAGGAGGGCAATCTACAGGCGCTGCTCGACAAGATCAGTCAGGTGATGTGTATGCACACTGGCCGCGAAGTGCTCGAGACTTGCGCCAAGACGCTGGAGTGCCTTTGTGCCGAGGGCAGCGCCACCTACACACGCTGTAACATTGCGCGTTCCAACATCATCGAGAGTGCGGTCAACAAATACAAAGACACTATTGTGGAGTGGCGCAATTTGATCTTAG GCGAAGAAACACCAAATGAGGATGACATATACAACATAACCATAACTCTGAAAGTACTCTCAATTTTGTATTCATCGCACAACTTGAATCCGTGGGATCTGTTCAAGTCGCTGTTCCGTGACGTTGAGGAAGCACAGTGCAAGGACAACGTTGAACGTTGTTTGCCCAATGAGGCATTGGCCTATTGCATTGAGGCCTGTTACTTCTCAATCAGCTGGGGTCTCTACTATGTAGAGAACGATTGTGAGGCGCTGAATGTGGCCGAAGTTGTTGGTGAGCTGCGCAGCAATTTGGACAACTTTATAGCCGCCTGTTTTGAGCTAACTCGCGACGGGCCCACAGTGCAAATCCAAGAGGCT GCCTATCAATCCATTTGCGATCTGCTGATCATCTACTCGGATCAATTGGCACGCAGCGAAAGCGAGCACATACGTAGCTTGGAATACAAGTCGCGAATGGACGAACATCTTATACTTGACAATTTCGTACAGCACTATGTGTTCTCTTTAAAGCAGGTTGTGGCCCAGGACGAGACACGCATCGAAGAGCTGCACAAGAAGCGCAACTTTCTCGCCTGCTATTGCAAGCTTGTAGTTTACAACATTATACCCATGATGCGAGCGGCCAGCATATTTAAGTACTATGTCAAG TGCTATAATGAATATGGTGACATTATCAAAGCAACGTTGGGCAAGGCGCGTGAAATCAATAAGGTTAACTTTGCGATGACACTACTTTTGAGTCTCATCACGGTATTCAAGAGTCTGCTGGAACAGAGTGACGATGGCCCCGTATCGAAGAGCTCACAGGAGTTTATCGATCTCAAGGAATTGGCAAAACGTTTTGCACTCACTTTTGGCTTCGATGCACTCAAAAATCGCGAATCTGTTGCGGCCATTCATCGTGCCggcatttattttgcagccAAAAAGCAACCCGACGATCCAGTGCGTGCTCCCACTCGTCTGCTGTTCCTCGAAGTGCTCAACGAGTTCAACTACAAGCTGTTGAAACAagataaaaaagttattatgGCATTTCTCGACAAGGTCATACCACCGGGAATGCCCTCGAGTCGTGCCGAGGAGTGGCAACCACTTGTGCTCTATCGCAATTCGCTGCTCCACGGTGAAACTGACCAGGCGCCGGTGGCCACACGTCGCGCATACACACGAAAGCGAAGAGATCACG ATGAGGATGACGAAGAGgaggacgatgatgaagaACATAATGATCCTGACTATAGAGGCTAA
- the LOC117563260 gene encoding zinc finger BED domain-containing protein 4, whose translation TDVRRNSKRSRVWNFFDKQSETVAKYYLCQKIYSRKGRGTTCLRNHLKSKHPGEFQTLNKTDLTYKLKTEMSGSRSSRSHLGLQNADPLGSFNAIDESLVRMLIEDLSFNMIEGVGFSNLMKVLRPRYALRPINYYVNIICQDVYQRMHSHLMQQLSTLDSLTLVTSLYTNNGQGLLTLSGYGISSDFQLRLFRLKCEPMDKEFMTDVSSIVCKIIDNTVTELKLPKDKINFIIKNEETCVPDSRIVCSTSLLKMCVKSALDANEQLQQLDAKCVKIVKYFQRSRIAYNHLKCIHEDRLNRTEIPPIFDDEEFSPKWNSIFLLKASLLQVKDALTIYAEENNNDMIKIYPDEWENIELCNRVIQPIEEVIEIWSKSTASSVIPLVAAVKDSLRNDIHNYASSKTICSFAGKLLEALETKCIPLTRDIKYLMATYLDPRYKQAFFNQEEVQLVTDEMLTQLSRIQNHGRQPPPKSNVNLSNVNADVKTDSKIDSFLDNMLALGNNNLEAQYQFKNLLYLYNSEARIDRQSDPIIWWQSNPKYALLFPIVRKYLTIPAACNYSEQLLSKSTNFLSYWLSWDLDLSHENVCKILFTKANFGILDHE comes from the exons ACGGATGTAAGGCGGAACAGCAAAAGAAGTCGCGTTTGGAATTTTTTCGATAAACAAAGTGAAACTGTAGCAAAGTATTATCTCTGTCAAAAGATCTATTCAAGAAAGGGTCGAGGTACAACCTGTCTGCGCAACCATTTAAAAAGCAAGCATCCTGGTGAATTTCAAACGTTGAACAAAACAGACTTGACTTACAAACTGAAAACGGAAATGAGTGGCAGCAGGTCATCTCGCTCGCACTTGGGGTTACAG AATGCAGATCCATTGGGAAGCTTCAATGCAATTGATGAGTCGTTGGTACGAATGCTAATAGAAGATCTGTCTTTTAATATGATTGAAGGTGTTGGTTTTTCGAATTTAATGAAAGTATTACGTCCACGCTATGCATTGAGACCCATTAACTATTATGTGAATATAATCTGTCAAGATGTCTATCAGCGTATGCACTCGCACCTGATGCAGCAGCTCTCTACGTTGGATTCGCTCACACTCGTCACAAGTCTGTACACTAACAACGGGCAAGGATTACTAACCTTGAGCGGCTATGGCATTTCCAGTGACTTCCAGTTGCGGCTATTTCGTTTGAAATGCGAGCCAATGGATAAGGAATTCATGACGGACGTTTCCAGTATTGTTTGCAAAATTATTGACAACACTGTTACAGAACTTAAGTTGCCCAAAGATAAGATAAATTTCATCATAAAGAATGAGGAAACTTGCGTCCCAGATTCCCGAATCGTATGCAGCACTTCCCTATTGAAGATGTGCGTTAAAAGTGCACTCGATGCTAATGAGCAACTCCAGCAATTGGATGCGAAATGTGTGAAAATAGTTAAATACTTTCAGCGATCTAGAATTGCTTACAATCACTTAAAATGCATTCATGAAGACCGTTTAAATCGGACTGAGATTCCTCCGATCTTCGATGATGAAGAGTTTTCCCCGAAATGGAACtcgatatttttattaaaagccAGTTTACTGCAAGTCAAAGATGCCCTCACTATTTATGCCGAGGAAAACAATAATGACATGATTAAGATTTATCCAGATGAATGGGAGAATATTGAGTTATGCAATCGAGTGATACAGCCCATAGAGGAGGTCATTGAAATTTGGAGTAAATCGACGGCATCTTCGGTTATACCATTAGTCGCCGCTGTGAAGGATTCACTTCGGAACGATATCCACAATTACGCTTCATCAAAG aCTATTTGCTCTTTTGCCGGCAAATTGTTGGAGGCACTCGAGACCAAATGCATCCCGTTGACCCGGGACATCAAATATCTAATGGCAACGTATTTGGATCCACGCTATAAGCAAGCATTCTTTAACCAAGAAGAGGTACAGCTTGTGACCGATGAAATGCTTACCCAACTGAGCCGCATTCAGAATCATGGTCGGCAGCCTCCACCAAAGAGTAATGTAAATTTATCTAATGTCAATGCGGATGTAAAAACCGATTCGAAGATTGATTCATTTCTCGACAATATGCTTGCATTGGGCAACAATAACCTGGAGGCGCAATATCAGTTCAAAAACTTATTGTATTTGTACAACTCGGAGGCAAGAATAGATCGTCAGAGTGATCCAATTATCTGGTGGCAATCCAATCCGAAATACGCTCTTCTATTTCCCATAGTTCGCAAGTATCTTACCATTCCAGCTGCATGTAACTACAGCGAACAGTTGTTGAGTAAATCcacaaattttttaagttattgGTTATCTTGGGATCTGGATCTGAGCCACGAGAATGTCTGTAAGATCTTATTTACTAAAGCAAATTTTGGAATTCTGGATCACGAATAA
- the LOC117564992 gene encoding uncharacterized protein LOC117564992 codes for MVISVMENSKSNKCQLFFEVLILLLGTASAVHYRLVPENEEIYTACPNQPSNVKHITEFFDVSELQTKDVGDKILVSGNVTSTWNFNPTDHIIGSAKMYRYDRREWDNAFYSISFTDLCSEIFDERKHLYKFWMKHVVNLQDIKAKCVLRGVKFIHEPFALDMNIDIAAIVPTGRHKVVLILKTIDKEGQIREPTMCLEIIGEVIKG; via the exons ATGGTTATATCAGTCATGGAAAATTCAAAGTCTAACAAGTGTCAATTATTCTTCGAAGTACTGATCCTACTTCTAGGAACCGCGAGTGCCGTACACTATCGTCTAGTTCCTGAAAATGAAGAGATATATACGGCATGCCCAAATCAACCATCAAACGTGAAGCATATTACAGAATTTTTTGATGTTTCGGAACTACAGACAAAAGATGTTGGGGATAAGATATTAGTGTCTGGAAATGTGACATCTACTTGGAACTTCAACCCAACTGATCATATTata GGTTCGGCAAAGATGTATCGTTATGATCGTCGAGAATGGGATAATGCCTTTTACAGTATCTCATTTACCGACTTATGCTCCGAAATTTTTGATGAACGAAAGCACTTGTACAAGTTTTGGATGAAGCATGTAGTCAACTTGCAGGATATAAAGGCCAAATGCGTTTTGCGTGGT GTAAAATTTATTCATGAACCGTTTGCGCTAGATATGAACATAGATATCGCAGCAATTGTTCCCACAGGACGACATAAGGTGGTACTTATATTAAAAACGATTGATAAAGAGGGACAAATACGAGAACCTACCATGTGCCTTGAAATTATAGGGGAGGTAATCAAAGGgtaa